From Streptomyces sp. HUAS MG91, the proteins below share one genomic window:
- a CDS encoding ABC transporter substrate-binding protein, whose amino-acid sequence MKHTHRCAAVVAASGALLAVTGLTGCGAADMTKQSSPFANAKGAKTVTLSVQSWVGAQANVAVAQYLLEHELGYRVDTVQVDEVPAWDALSQGRVDAILEDWGHPDQEARYVKDKKTIVAGGGLGVTGHIGWFVPTYFAKQHPDITNWKNLDKYADQLKTAESGGKGQLLDGSPSYVTNDKALVQNLKLNYQVVFSGSEAAQITQIKQFAKQKKPFLTYWYTPQWLSKQVPMTEVKLPPYKEGCDADPKKITCAYPTTPLQKFFNADFAKSGGEAAAFLKKFRWTTDDQNEVSLLIADKKLSPEAAAKKWVDGHRSTWEAWLPK is encoded by the coding sequence ATGAAGCACACTCATCGCTGTGCGGCCGTGGTCGCCGCCTCCGGAGCCCTTCTGGCCGTGACCGGTCTGACGGGCTGCGGCGCGGCGGACATGACGAAGCAGTCGTCGCCGTTCGCCAACGCCAAGGGCGCCAAGACGGTGACCCTCTCCGTCCAGTCCTGGGTCGGCGCCCAGGCCAACGTGGCCGTCGCCCAGTACCTCCTGGAGCACGAGCTCGGCTACCGCGTCGACACCGTCCAGGTCGACGAGGTCCCCGCCTGGGACGCCCTCAGCCAGGGCCGCGTCGACGCGATCCTGGAGGACTGGGGCCACCCCGACCAGGAGGCCCGCTACGTCAAGGACAAGAAGACCATCGTCGCGGGCGGCGGCCTCGGCGTCACCGGCCACATCGGCTGGTTCGTCCCGACGTACTTCGCGAAGCAGCACCCGGACATCACGAACTGGAAGAACCTCGACAAGTACGCGGATCAGCTCAAGACCGCCGAGAGCGGCGGCAAGGGCCAGCTCCTCGACGGCTCACCCTCGTACGTCACGAACGACAAGGCGCTGGTCCAGAACCTGAAGCTGAACTACCAGGTCGTCTTCTCCGGCTCGGAAGCCGCGCAGATCACCCAGATCAAGCAGTTCGCGAAGCAGAAGAAGCCGTTCCTGACGTACTGGTACACCCCGCAGTGGCTGTCGAAGCAGGTCCCGATGACGGAGGTGAAGCTGCCCCCGTACAAGGAGGGCTGCGACGCCGACCCGAAGAAGATCACCTGCGCCTATCCGACGACACCGCTCCAGAAGTTCTTCAACGCGGACTTCGCGAAGTCGGGCGGCGAGGCGGCGGCCTTCCTGAAGAAGTTCCGCTGGACGACGGACGACCAGAACGAGGTCTCCCTCCTGATCGCCGACAAGAAGCTGTCGCCGGAGGCTGCGGCGAAGAAGTGGGTCGACGGTCACCGGTCCACGTGGGAGGCGTGGCTGCCAAAGTAG
- a CDS encoding TetR family transcriptional regulator has translation MTVEPLGRRERKKAATRQALADAALRLFLEHGYDQVGIRDIAEAADVSTTTLFKHFSGKEALVFDLDEGQEEDLVAAVRDRPEGRTILRSLRELAHRYQELDPSDAEGARFRELIDGTRALREYAERMWLRHRTALARAIAEDTGAPEGDPASEALAAFALQAIRVGDSPEGVDIAFDILERGWDATRSQ, from the coding sequence ATGACCGTCGAACCCCTGGGCCGCCGCGAACGCAAGAAGGCCGCCACCCGCCAGGCCCTCGCCGACGCCGCGCTGCGGCTCTTCCTGGAGCACGGGTACGACCAGGTCGGGATCCGCGACATCGCCGAGGCCGCCGACGTCTCCACGACCACCCTGTTCAAGCACTTCTCCGGCAAGGAAGCCCTCGTCTTCGACCTCGACGAGGGCCAGGAGGAGGACCTCGTCGCGGCGGTCCGGGACCGGCCCGAGGGCCGTACGATCCTTCGGTCGCTGCGCGAACTCGCGCACCGCTACCAGGAGTTGGACCCCTCCGACGCGGAGGGCGCGCGCTTCCGCGAGCTGATCGACGGCACCCGGGCGCTGCGCGAGTACGCCGAGCGGATGTGGCTGCGCCACCGCACCGCGCTGGCCCGAGCCATCGCCGAGGACACCGGCGCCCCCGAGGGCGATCCGGCGAGCGAGGCGCTGGCCGCGTTCGCGCTCCAGGCGATCCGCGTCGGCGACAGCCCCGAGGGTGTCGACATCGCCTTCGACATCCTGGAGCGCGGCTGGGACGCCACCCGCTCCCAGTGA
- a CDS encoding aldehyde dehydrogenase family protein — protein MSAQQTIHVGGEWRGAASGATREIIDPADATPFAVIAEGGAEDADAAIAAARRAFDEGPWPHTPVAERAALLRRVADLLVRDREKIGLLESRDAGKTVEEGRVDVDCVADAFRYFADLVVGEGAGRVVDAGSDDIHSVVVHEPVGVCSMITPWNYPLLQASWKIAPALAAGNTFVIKPSEITPLTTVVLVELLAEAGLPDGVANLVTGPGATVGARLADHPDVDLVSFTGGLVSGTKVAQAAAASVKKVALELGGKNPNVVFADACETEDGFDTAVDQALNAAFIHSGQVCSAGSRLIIEESVRERFVAELARRAEKIRLGRGTEKDVECGPLVSEQQRDKTESFVASALAEGAVPRCGGKRPEPSDVRPATGYFYEPTVLDQCHREMRVVREETFGPILTVETFRTEDEAVALANDTEYGLAGAVWTADAGRARRVAGRLRHGTVWINDFHPYLPQAEWGGFGKSGVGRELGPAGLAEYRETKHIYQNLAPRPVRWFAG, from the coding sequence GTGTCAGCACAACAGACCATCCATGTCGGCGGCGAGTGGCGCGGTGCCGCCTCAGGGGCGACCCGCGAGATCATCGACCCGGCGGACGCCACGCCGTTCGCGGTGATCGCCGAGGGCGGCGCCGAGGACGCGGACGCCGCGATCGCCGCCGCCCGCCGCGCCTTCGACGAGGGCCCGTGGCCGCACACGCCCGTCGCCGAGCGCGCCGCGCTGCTGCGCCGGGTCGCCGACCTCCTCGTACGGGACCGGGAGAAGATCGGCCTCCTGGAGAGCCGGGACGCCGGGAAGACCGTCGAGGAGGGCCGCGTCGACGTCGACTGCGTCGCCGACGCCTTCCGCTACTTCGCCGACCTCGTCGTCGGCGAGGGCGCCGGACGCGTCGTCGACGCGGGCTCCGACGACATCCACAGCGTCGTCGTGCACGAGCCCGTCGGCGTCTGCTCGATGATCACGCCCTGGAACTACCCGCTGCTCCAGGCCAGTTGGAAGATCGCCCCGGCGCTCGCCGCGGGCAACACCTTCGTGATCAAGCCGAGCGAGATCACCCCGCTGACCACGGTCGTGCTCGTCGAGCTGCTGGCGGAGGCCGGACTCCCCGACGGCGTCGCCAACCTCGTCACCGGCCCCGGCGCCACCGTCGGCGCCCGCCTCGCCGACCACCCCGACGTCGACCTCGTCTCCTTCACCGGCGGCCTGGTCAGCGGCACCAAGGTGGCGCAGGCCGCCGCCGCGTCCGTGAAGAAGGTCGCCCTCGAACTCGGCGGCAAGAACCCGAACGTGGTCTTCGCCGACGCCTGCGAGACCGAGGACGGTTTCGACACGGCCGTCGACCAGGCGCTCAACGCCGCTTTCATCCACAGCGGGCAGGTCTGCTCCGCCGGTTCGCGGCTCATCATCGAGGAGTCGGTGCGCGAGCGCTTCGTCGCCGAACTCGCCCGCCGCGCCGAGAAGATCCGGCTCGGCCGCGGCACCGAGAAGGACGTCGAGTGCGGGCCGCTCGTCAGCGAGCAGCAGCGCGACAAGACCGAGTCCTTCGTCGCCTCCGCCCTCGCCGAGGGCGCCGTGCCCCGGTGCGGCGGCAAGCGCCCCGAGCCCAGCGACGTACGCCCGGCCACCGGCTACTTCTACGAGCCGACCGTCCTCGACCAGTGCCACCGCGAGATGCGCGTCGTGCGCGAGGAGACCTTCGGGCCGATCCTCACCGTCGAGACGTTCCGCACCGAGGACGAGGCCGTCGCGCTCGCCAACGACACCGAGTACGGGCTCGCGGGCGCCGTCTGGACCGCCGACGCGGGGCGCGCACGGCGCGTCGCCGGGCGGCTGCGGCACGGCACCGTCTGGATCAACGACTTCCACCCCTACCTGCCGCAGGCCGAATGGGGCGGCTTCGGGAAGAGCGGCGTCGGCCGCGAACTGGGCCCCGCCGGTCTCGCCGAGTACCGCGAGACCAAGCACATCTACCAGAACCTGGCACCGCGGCCGGTGCGCTGGTTCGCGGGCTGA
- a CDS encoding GMC oxidoreductase, with product MYDYVIVGGGTAGSVIASRLTEDPGVTVAVIEGGPSDIGRDDVLTLRRWLGLLGGDLDYGYTTTEQPRGNSHILHSRAKVLGGCSSHNTLISFKPLPGDWDEWAAAGATGWDHKAMDPYFGKLRNNIVAVGELDRNAIARDFVEAAQAATGVPRVDGFNKAPFKDGVGFFDLAYHPENNKRSSASVAYLHPHMEAGDRPNLTLLLETWAHKLEFVDGTRASGVRVRTKDGEEKLITARREVVVCAGAVDTPRLLLHSGIGPKADLEKLGIPVVHDLPGVGENLLDHPESVIVWETDGPIPDNSAMDSDAGLFIQRDPEAAGPDLMFHFYQIPFTDNPERLGYEKPEHGVSMTPNIPKPKSRGRLYLTSADPEAKPALDFRYFTDEDDYDGRTLVDGIRIAREIAKTQPLAGWLKREVCPGPDVTSDEELSEYARKVAHTVYHPAGTCRIGSADDELAVVDPELRIRGLRSIRIADASVFPTMPAVNPMIGVLMVGEKCAELIGGDA from the coding sequence ATGTACGACTACGTCATCGTCGGCGGCGGCACCGCCGGATCAGTGATCGCCTCCCGCCTCACCGAGGACCCCGGCGTCACCGTCGCCGTCATCGAGGGCGGCCCCAGCGACATCGGCCGCGACGACGTGCTGACCCTGCGCCGCTGGCTCGGCCTGCTCGGCGGCGACCTCGACTACGGCTACACCACCACCGAGCAGCCGCGCGGCAACTCGCACATCCTGCACAGCCGCGCCAAGGTGCTCGGCGGCTGCTCGTCGCACAACACCCTCATCTCGTTCAAGCCGCTGCCCGGCGACTGGGACGAGTGGGCCGCGGCCGGCGCCACCGGCTGGGACCACAAGGCGATGGACCCCTACTTCGGCAAGCTCCGCAACAACATCGTCGCGGTCGGCGAGCTGGACCGGAACGCCATCGCCCGCGACTTCGTCGAGGCCGCGCAGGCGGCGACCGGCGTACCCCGCGTCGACGGCTTCAACAAGGCGCCGTTCAAGGACGGCGTCGGCTTCTTCGACCTCGCCTACCACCCCGAGAACAACAAGCGCTCGTCCGCCTCGGTGGCGTACCTGCACCCGCACATGGAGGCCGGCGACCGCCCCAACCTGACGCTCCTGCTGGAGACGTGGGCGCACAAGCTGGAGTTCGTCGACGGCACCCGGGCGAGCGGGGTGCGCGTGCGCACCAAGGACGGCGAGGAGAAGCTGATCACCGCGCGGCGCGAGGTCGTCGTCTGCGCCGGTGCCGTCGACACGCCCCGCCTGCTCCTGCACTCCGGCATCGGCCCCAAGGCCGACCTGGAGAAGCTCGGCATCCCCGTCGTGCACGACCTGCCGGGCGTCGGCGAGAACCTGCTCGACCACCCCGAGTCGGTCATCGTCTGGGAGACCGACGGGCCGATCCCCGACAACAGCGCCATGGACAGCGACGCGGGCCTGTTCATTCAGCGCGACCCCGAGGCCGCCGGGCCGGACCTGATGTTCCACTTCTACCAAATTCCGTTCACGGACAACCCCGAGCGGCTCGGCTACGAGAAGCCCGAGCACGGGGTGTCCATGACGCCGAACATCCCCAAGCCCAAGAGCCGCGGCCGCCTGTACCTGACCAGCGCGGACCCCGAGGCCAAGCCCGCCCTCGACTTCCGGTACTTCACCGACGAGGACGACTACGACGGGCGGACCCTCGTCGACGGCATCCGCATCGCCCGCGAGATCGCGAAGACGCAGCCGCTCGCCGGCTGGCTCAAGCGCGAGGTGTGCCCCGGCCCCGACGTCACGAGCGACGAGGAGCTGAGCGAGTACGCCCGTAAGGTCGCCCACACCGTCTACCACCCCGCGGGCACTTGCCGAATAGGGTCCGCTGACGATGAACTCGCCGTGGTCGACCCCGAGTTGAGGATCCGCGGGCTGCGGTCCATCCGTATTGCCGACGCGTCCGTCTTCCCGACGATGCCCGCGGTGAACCCGATGATCGGGGTGCTCATGGTCGGGGAGAAGTGCGCCGAGCTGATAGGTGGTGATGCGTGA
- a CDS encoding ABC transporter permease subunit has protein sequence MTAAVTAAPPSKTGTGGLKNLKPRHRALGKLLLLAVAAAVLVPIATAQWSGASWPHALTVDVSEPLGRASDWIIDNRDSSPLFLYFLGHVSNALIIAIRAVYVVLLAAGWAGVTAAAGLIAWRVAGWRLAASAVVAFLACGALGMWVPTMQTLALMVVAVLASVVLGALLGLAAGLSERMFRVLRPVLDTMQVLPAYAYLLPVVLIFGMGVPAAVLATVVYAAPPMARLTALGLRSADGGVMEAVTSLGATARQRLFSARLPLARKELLLGLNQTIMMALSMAVIASVIGAAGLGDRVYQALASVDVGAALAAGIPIVLLAVILDRVTGAAGEKIGSHEAPARWKWGVVAAGTLVVALVARFADRLDWPDAWVVNIAPTVNDAVDWMTDHLYTGVPYVGGTADWAAHFTTWILDPVRSGLTWLPWWSVLLIVAALAWLIGTWRTALTAVLAMAAIGYLGVWKASLDTLSQVLAAVAVTLVLGFAIGIAAARSNRFERLLRPVLDVFQTMPQFVYLIPVVALFGVGRAPAVAAAVVYALPAVVRITTQGLRQVDPAALEASRSMGATTAQQLRQVQLPLARPALLLAVNQGVVLTLAVVIIGGLVGGGALGYDVVFGLAQGDLATGLVAGAAIVCLGLMLDRVTQPTGRRTHEGKGA, from the coding sequence ATGACCGCCGCCGTCACCGCCGCCCCGCCGTCGAAGACCGGCACGGGCGGCCTCAAGAACCTCAAGCCGCGCCACCGCGCCCTCGGCAAGCTCCTGCTGCTCGCCGTCGCCGCGGCGGTCCTCGTGCCGATTGCCACCGCCCAGTGGTCCGGGGCGAGTTGGCCGCACGCCCTCACCGTCGACGTGTCCGAACCGCTCGGCAGGGCCAGCGACTGGATCATCGACAACCGGGACAGCTCACCCCTGTTCCTGTACTTCCTCGGCCACGTCAGCAACGCGCTGATCATCGCCATCCGCGCCGTCTACGTCGTGCTCCTCGCCGCCGGCTGGGCGGGCGTCACCGCCGCCGCGGGCCTGATCGCCTGGCGCGTCGCGGGCTGGCGCCTCGCCGCGTCCGCCGTCGTCGCGTTCCTCGCCTGCGGCGCCCTCGGCATGTGGGTGCCGACCATGCAGACGCTCGCGCTGATGGTCGTCGCCGTGCTCGCCTCGGTCGTGCTCGGCGCCCTGCTCGGCCTCGCCGCGGGCCTCAGCGAGCGCATGTTCCGCGTGCTGCGCCCGGTCCTCGACACCATGCAGGTGCTGCCCGCGTACGCGTATCTGCTCCCGGTCGTCCTGATCTTCGGCATGGGTGTCCCGGCCGCGGTGCTCGCCACCGTCGTCTACGCCGCCCCGCCCATGGCCCGCCTGACCGCGCTCGGCCTGCGCTCCGCCGACGGCGGCGTCATGGAGGCCGTCACCTCGCTCGGCGCGACGGCCCGCCAGCGCCTGTTCTCCGCGCGCCTGCCGCTGGCCCGGAAGGAACTCCTCCTCGGCCTCAACCAGACGATCATGATGGCCCTGTCGATGGCCGTCATCGCCTCCGTCATCGGCGCCGCCGGCCTCGGTGACCGCGTCTACCAGGCGCTCGCCTCGGTCGACGTCGGCGCCGCGCTCGCCGCGGGCATCCCGATCGTGCTGCTCGCCGTGATCCTCGACCGGGTCACCGGCGCGGCGGGCGAGAAGATCGGCTCGCACGAGGCACCGGCCCGCTGGAAGTGGGGCGTCGTCGCGGCGGGCACGCTCGTCGTCGCGCTCGTGGCCCGTTTCGCGGACCGGCTCGACTGGCCGGACGCCTGGGTCGTGAACATCGCGCCGACCGTGAACGACGCCGTCGACTGGATGACCGACCACCTCTACACCGGCGTCCCGTACGTCGGCGGCACCGCCGACTGGGCCGCGCACTTCACCACCTGGATCCTCGACCCGGTCCGCTCGGGCCTGACCTGGCTCCCGTGGTGGTCCGTCCTCCTGATCGTCGCCGCGCTGGCCTGGCTGATCGGCACCTGGCGCACCGCGCTGACCGCCGTCCTCGCCATGGCCGCGATCGGCTACCTCGGCGTGTGGAAGGCGTCCCTCGACACGCTCTCCCAGGTCCTGGCCGCCGTCGCGGTGACCCTGGTCCTCGGTTTCGCGATCGGCATCGCGGCGGCCCGCAGCAACCGTTTCGAACGCCTGCTCCGCCCGGTCCTGGACGTCTTCCAGACGATGCCGCAGTTCGTGTACCTGATCCCGGTCGTCGCCCTGTTCGGCGTCGGCCGCGCCCCGGCCGTCGCGGCGGCCGTCGTGTACGCCCTTCCGGCCGTCGTCCGCATCACCACGCAGGGCCTGCGCCAGGTCGACCCGGCGGCGCTCGAAGCCTCCCGCTCGATGGGCGCGACCACGGCCCAGCAGCTCCGCCAGGTCCAACTCCCGCTCGCGCGACCCGCGTTGCTTCTCGCCGTCAACCAGGGCGTCGTGCTGACCCTCGCCGTCGTCATCATCGGCGGCCTGGTCGGCGGTGGCGCGCTCGGCTACGACGTCGTGTTCGGCCTCGCCCAGGGCGACCTGGCCACCGGCCTGGTCGCGGGCGCCGCCATCGTCTGCCTGGGCCTGATGCTGGACCGGGTGACGCAGCCGACGGGCCGCCGCACGCACGAAGGAAAGGGGGCGTGA
- a CDS encoding glycine betaine/L-proline ABC transporter ATP-binding protein, producing MSTATDPRTETGTETVFSVRNLWKVFGPKAERVPQQQELADLDAAGLRARTGCTAAVRDVSFDVRRGEVFVVMGLSGSGKSTLVRCLTRLIEPTSGELSIHGEDVLAMDKSRLRALRRRRAAMVFQHFGLLPHRTVLDNVAYGLEIQGVGRAERRARAAEVVAKVGLEGLEDRRPGQLSGGQQQRVGLARALAVDPEVLLFDEPFSALDPLIRRDMQEEVVRLHREEGRTMVFITHDLTEALRLGDRIALMRDGRIVQLGTPEEIVGAPADDYVREFVRDVPREQVMTVRRAMRPADTDEAERGAAIAPDATVSEAIEAVARTGFAVRVMDEGRCLGIVDHERLIAAVGGAPAPATTGAPATGEEAV from the coding sequence ATGAGTACAGCCACTGATCCGCGTACGGAGACGGGCACCGAGACCGTCTTCTCCGTCCGCAACCTGTGGAAGGTCTTCGGCCCGAAGGCCGAACGCGTGCCGCAGCAGCAGGAGTTGGCGGACCTCGACGCCGCCGGGCTGCGCGCGAGGACCGGCTGCACCGCCGCCGTCCGCGACGTGTCCTTCGACGTCCGGCGCGGCGAGGTCTTCGTCGTCATGGGCCTGTCCGGCTCCGGCAAGTCCACGCTGGTGCGCTGCCTGACCCGGCTCATCGAACCCACCTCGGGCGAGCTGTCCATCCACGGCGAGGACGTCCTCGCCATGGACAAGTCCCGGCTGCGCGCGCTGCGCAGGCGCCGCGCCGCCATGGTCTTCCAGCACTTCGGGCTGCTGCCGCACCGCACCGTCCTCGACAACGTCGCCTACGGCCTGGAGATCCAGGGCGTCGGCCGCGCCGAGCGACGCGCCAGAGCCGCCGAGGTCGTCGCCAAGGTCGGCCTGGAGGGCCTGGAGGACCGCCGCCCCGGCCAGCTCTCCGGCGGCCAGCAGCAGCGCGTCGGCCTGGCCCGCGCGCTCGCCGTCGACCCCGAGGTCCTGCTCTTCGACGAGCCGTTCAGCGCCCTCGACCCGCTGATCCGCCGCGACATGCAGGAGGAGGTCGTGCGGCTGCACCGCGAGGAGGGCCGCACGATGGTCTTCATCACCCACGACCTGACCGAGGCGCTGCGCCTGGGCGACCGCATCGCCCTGATGCGCGACGGCCGGATCGTGCAGCTCGGCACGCCCGAGGAGATCGTGGGCGCCCCCGCCGACGACTACGTACGGGAATTCGTCCGCGATGTCCCCCGCGAGCAGGTCATGACCGTCCGCCGCGCCATGCGCCCCGCCGACACCGACGAGGCCGAGCGCGGCGCGGCGATCGCCCCGGACGCCACGGTCTCGGAGGCCATCGAGGCCGTCGCGCGGACCGGCTTCGCCGTACGGGTCATGGACGAAGGCCGCTGCCTGGGCATCGTCGACCACGAGCGGCTCATCGCGGCCGTCGGCGGCGCCCCGGCCCCCGCCACCACGGGTGCTCCCGCCACCGGCGAGGAGGCGGTATAG
- a CDS encoding MDR family MFS transporter yields MPDSLSVRWAMLGVMLAMLLSMLDNNIVGTSMPTIVRDLGGAAHLSWVVIAYTLTTAVSTPVWGKLGDLYSRKRVFLISIGVFLAGSVLSGAAQDMGQLIGFRVVQGLGAGGLGGLAFALIGSLVPPRERGRYQGMTAAVMALGTIGGPLVGGLVTGHLGWRWAFYINLPLGLIAFAWCALMLPADRPADRAKVRIDWAGIALLTLTISAVVLATSWGGVRYAWGSWQVAGLLVAAVAGLAAFLAVQRRVSEPVLPLRVFAHRNFGLASVMMLALGVVMFGASLYLPLFQQTVQHTSVTDSGLLLVPLMAPVVIVSQIGGRVMSRTGRYKIFPVLGGVFLVAGTALLSTMGTGTSAVTASVYMVVTGIGMGFFTQMTTTIAQNSVEPRDLGVASSGTNLFRTLGASVGLAVFGMLFNRATARGTSASSVASGTHQIFLLAAIVSALALVAALAVKEVPLRGPGGATRLPAPQQAFSRSSPRP; encoded by the coding sequence ATGCCTGATTCCCTCTCTGTGCGCTGGGCGATGCTCGGCGTGATGCTCGCGATGCTCCTGTCGATGCTCGACAACAACATCGTCGGCACCTCGATGCCGACGATCGTCCGGGACCTCGGCGGCGCGGCCCATCTGTCGTGGGTCGTGATCGCCTACACCCTGACCACCGCCGTCTCCACCCCGGTCTGGGGCAAGCTCGGCGACCTCTACAGCCGCAAGCGCGTCTTCCTGATCTCGATCGGCGTCTTCCTCGCCGGGTCCGTGCTGTCGGGCGCCGCCCAGGACATGGGCCAGCTCATCGGGTTCCGGGTGGTGCAGGGGCTGGGCGCCGGCGGGCTCGGCGGGCTCGCGTTCGCGCTGATCGGGTCCCTCGTGCCGCCCCGCGAGCGCGGGCGCTATCAGGGGATGACCGCCGCCGTGATGGCGCTGGGCACCATCGGCGGGCCGCTCGTCGGCGGCCTCGTCACCGGGCACCTGGGCTGGCGCTGGGCCTTCTACATCAACCTTCCGCTCGGGCTGATCGCGTTCGCCTGGTGCGCGCTGATGCTGCCCGCCGACCGTCCGGCCGACCGCGCCAAGGTCCGCATCGACTGGGCCGGCATCGCCCTGCTGACCCTGACCATCAGCGCCGTCGTGCTCGCCACCTCCTGGGGCGGCGTGCGGTACGCGTGGGGGTCCTGGCAGGTCGCCGGGCTGCTGGTGGCCGCCGTCGCCGGTCTCGCCGCGTTCCTCGCCGTCCAGCGCCGGGTGTCCGAGCCGGTGCTTCCGCTACGGGTCTTCGCGCACCGCAACTTCGGGCTGGCCTCGGTGATGATGCTCGCCCTGGGTGTCGTCATGTTCGGCGCCTCGCTCTATCTGCCGCTGTTCCAGCAGACGGTGCAGCACACGTCCGTGACGGACTCGGGGCTGCTGCTCGTTCCGCTGATGGCGCCGGTCGTGATCGTGTCGCAGATCGGCGGGCGGGTCATGTCGCGGACGGGGCGGTACAAGATCTTTCCGGTGCTCGGCGGGGTCTTCCTCGTCGCCGGGACCGCCCTGCTGTCCACCATGGGCACGGGCACCTCGGCCGTCACGGCTTCCGTGTACATGGTCGTCACCGGGATCGGCATGGGGTTCTTCACGCAGATGACGACGACCATCGCGCAGAACAGTGTGGAGCCGAGGGACCTGGGCGTCGCGTCGTCCGGCACCAATCTGTTCCGGACGCTGGGGGCCTCGGTGGGGCTCGCCGTGTTCGGCATGCTCTTCAACCGGGCCACGGCGCGGGGCACTTCGGCGTCCTCGGTCGCCTCCGGCACCCATCAGATCTTCTTGCTGGCTGCGATCGTCTCGGCGCTTGCGCTGGTCGCGGCGCTGGCGGTCAAGGAGGTCCCCCTCCGCGGCCCGGGCGGCGCCACGCGACTCCCCGCACCCCAGCAAGCCTTCTCGCGCAGTTCCCCGCGCCCCTGA